One Oryza brachyantha chromosome 3, ObraRS2, whole genome shotgun sequence DNA segment encodes these proteins:
- the LOC102715277 gene encoding uncharacterized protein LOC102715277, producing MDPNEPCWRMNSSFSPPMSRRWDCRNPSDGFPHRVHDTPHDHPPYVSSLSSHSKGSRSAFGSDQYLNHQHSVSDGALSYFGSPADSLQAPRWTPSLQRFDLGEFSTPAGGSRPDTSDYPHSSERHLTAVSSFSSASPFSESSQLASSNKQPYMHLPRNHLGRRSFMSKPVYPLVFRNPVSEAEASGMPEASNAGRTTPSEDSPLWRRSLASPELKFHNALSEFRKVEASPEPNTSSRREGFRWSNASSYEFGYDGDAIEISDHISVESQRSPTSSVRFLKCGLCERFLRQKSPWTSNRIVRNSDMPVAAVLPCRHIFHADCLEESTPKSQAHEPPCPLCTRGTDDEGCVPFSEPLHVALRSARRNQGNSFPLGGAGGSTSANPSRNDHALKRNQSALVARQGGAMFRNRFKKQFPFKGRFGKDLFAGRVFRKVGSSSSSGQQDDRRQPKT from the exons ATGGATCCTAATGAACCTTGTTGGCGGATGAATTCGAGCTTCTCTCCTCCAATGTCAAGGAGATGGGACTGCAGGAATCCATCTGATGGATTTCCCCATAGGGTTCATGATACTCCACATGATCATCCTCCTTATGTATCATCACTATCATCCCATAGTAAAGGAAGTAGAAGTGCATTTGGCAGTGACCAGTACTTGAATCACCAGCATTCTGTATCAGATGGGGCACTGTCTTATTTTGGTAGTCCAGCTGACAGCCTTCAGGCTCCACGATGGACACCCTCTCTTCAAAGATTTGATCTCGGCGAGTTCTCTACACCTGCAGGAG GATCAAGACCGGACACTTCTGATTATCCCCACTCCAGTGAG AGACATTTAACTGCAGTAAGCAGTTTCAGTTCTGCATCCCCCTTCTCAGAGTCAAGTCAGCTGGCATCTTCTAATAAACAGCCATACATGCATTTACCTCGCAATCATCTGGGAAGGCGATCTTTCATGTCAAAACCAGTGTACCCGCTTGTCTTCCGTAATCCAGTATCGGAAGCAGAAGCATCTGGGATGCCTGAAGCTAGCAATGCCGGGCGAACAACACCTAGTGAGGATTCTCCTCTGTGGCGGCGCAGCTTGGCAAGTCCTGAGCTCAAGTTCCACAATGCATTGAGCGAATTTCGGAAGGTAGAGGCTTCACCAGAGCCAAACACAAGCTCAAGAAGGGAAGGATTCAGATGGAGCAATGCTAGCAGCTATGAGTTTGGATATGATGGTGATGCCATTGAAATTTCAGATCATATTAGTGTGGAGTCCCAAAGATCCCCGACAAGTTCAGTGAGGTTTCTTAAGTGTGGCTTATGCGAGAGATTCCTGCGGCAGAAATCACCATGGACCTCGAACCGGATTGTTCGAAATTCTGATATGCCAGTAGCAGCGGTCCTTCCATGTCGACACATCTTCCACGCAGATTGCCTGGAGGAAAGTACTCCAAAGAGTCAAGCCCATGAACCACCTTGCCCTCTGTGCACACGAGGCACCGATGATGAAGGGTGTGTGCCATTCTCGGAACCATTGCATGTTGCCCTCAGATCTGCACGTAGGAATCAAGGCAATAGTTTTCCTCTTGGTGGTGCTGGTGGAAGTACTAGCGCAAATCCTTCTCGCAATGACCATGCCTTGAAGAGAAATCAGTCTGCTCTCGTGGCAAGACAAGGTGGCGCAATGTTCCGAAACCGTTTCAAGAAGCAGTTCCCCTTCAAGGGGAGGTTTGGGAAAGACCTCTTTGCCGGTAGAGTTTTCAGGAAGGTCGGGTCATCCTCTTCTTCGGGCCAACAGGACGACCGTCGACAGCCCAAAACCTGA
- the LOC102711244 gene encoding thioredoxin-like 1-2, chloroplastic — MAATGQAVKGSVVVSPCGNRGFLGRRRGAVASARMAAAPTALRIGRRSPFLGGRLAVGPRRSRPVPRNLVAPVQMNLAFAKAVKWWEKGVQPNMREVESAQDLVDSLTNAGDRLVVVDFFSPGCGGCRALHPKICQFAEQNPDVLFLQVNYEEHKSMCYSLHVHVLPFFRFYRGAQGRLCSFSCTNATIKKFRDALAKHKPDRCSLGPTRGLEESELLALAANKDLQFNYTKKPELVPSGDATAAQEVAHERPKLSPPVKPLVKQGSEERSLVSSGR, encoded by the exons atggcggcgacggggcaGGCGGTGAAGGGGAGCGTGGTGGTGTCGCCGTGCGGGAACCGCGGCTTCCTCGGTCGGCGGAGGGGCGCCGTGGCGTCGGcgcgcatggcggcggcgccgacggcgttGCGGATCGGCAGGAGGAGCCCCTTCCTCGGCGGGAGGCTGGCGGTTGGGCCTAGGAGATCGAGGCCCGTGCCCCGGAATCTCGTCGCGCCGGTGCAG ATGAATCTTGCGTTTGCGAAAGCCGTCAAGTGGTGGGAGAAAGGAGTGCAGCCCAACATGCGGGAGGTGGAGTCCGCGCAAGACCTCGTCGACTCCTTGACCAACGCCGGCGACaggctcgtcgtcgtcgacttcTTCTCCCCTGGCTGCGGCGGCTGCCGCGCCCTCCACCCCAAG ATTTGTCAGTTTGCAGAGCAGAATCCGGATGTGCTCTTCTTGCAGGTGAACTATGAGGAGCACAAGTCTATGTGCTACAGCCTGCATGTCCATGTTCTCCCTTTCTTCAGGTTCTACAGGGGAGCTCAGGGCCGACTCTGCAGCTTCAGCTGTACTAACGCAACT ATTAAGAAGTTCAGGGATGCGCTTGCGAAGCATAAACCAGATAGATGCAGCCTTGGCCCAACCAGGGGGCTCGAGGAGTCAGAGCTGTTGGCGTTGGCTGCCAACAAGGATCTACAGTTCAACTACACCAAGAAACCAGAACTGGTTCCGAGCGGAGATGCCACAGCTGCGCAGGAAGTTGCTCATGAAAGGCCAAAGCTTTCTCCACCTGTAAAGCCGTTGGTGAAGCAGGGCTCTGAGGAGAGATCCCTGGTCTCATCGGGCAGATGA